From one Rosa rugosa chromosome 4, drRosRugo1.1, whole genome shotgun sequence genomic stretch:
- the LOC133741899 gene encoding uncharacterized protein LOC133741899 has protein sequence MKGLVKKLLDQNAGDSTERSTSASASNTEREGSDEAQVESLEGLLEAAFQVLFDVVIEVKDKSTLMLGPIIGHLKSTLDCLKPLIEDISQHNNKALDRPKKELETFGMQMKSGVELVRECSEVHKWTSNETYKYASQLFELDESLQRHLCVLIVQVARAVKETSVVLRSV, from the exons ATGAAGGGTCTAGTGAAGAAGTTACTGGATCAGAATGCGGGGGACTCGACCGAGAGGTCGACCTCGGCTTCTGCAAGTAATACAGAAAGAGAAGGGAGTGATGAAGCACAAG TGGAATCATTAGAAGGACTATTAGAAGCTGCATTTCAGGTTCTGTTTGATGTCGTTATAGAAGTGAAGGACAAGTCGACTTTGATGCTTGGACCAATTATTGGACATCTCAAATCCACGCTAGACTGCTTAAAGCCATTGATTGAAGATATATCACAGCATAACAACAAGGCATTGGATCGCCCAAAGAAGGAACTAGAAACTTTTGGAATGCAAATGAAGAGTGGTGTAGAGCTGGTTCGCGAGTGCTCAGAGGTTCATAAATGGACCAGCAACGAAACATACAAATACGCCAGCCAACTTTTTGAATTGGATGAGTCTCTTCAAAGGCACTTATGTGTACTAATAGTGCAGGTAGCGAGAGCTGTGAAGGAGACCTCGGTTGTGCTAAGGAGTGTATGA
- the LOC133744691 gene encoding probable L-type lectin-domain containing receptor kinase S.5: protein MVEVNEIRDVRETTLVSARNVEAELTVVDGDVPEQPSFTAGLDRKRARARGRDSNRSDALKSLPVMLREFSYRELKKATNNFDLKHTLGQGGSVVYRGLLLKENLEVAVKKCSRLEIKGKEDFLADLTIIYRLRHKHIVPLLGWCRQKKMLLIVHEFMPNGSLDNHLFSGPENTTLGWNQRYKIISGVASVLHYLQEFRCKVVHRNIAASHIMLDSHFNARLGNFGLRSAEPEGVSGTMGYIAPECFHTGEMTCESDVYGFGAVVLGVVCGQRPYTKIGGFQFLVDWVWSLHREGRVLEAVDERLGNEYDVEEAQRLLLLGLACSHPIAYERPKSQTIVQVVSGSIPAPKVSPFKPAFVWPPLPEGSAALPIDTGNT, encoded by the exons ATGGTGGAGGTGAATGAAATAAGGGATGTGAGGGAGACGACATTGGTTTCAGCAAGGAATGTAGAGGCAGAGTTGACAGTAGTGGATGGCGACGTACCTGAACAGCCATCATTTACAGCTGGATTGGAT AGGAAGAGGGCTAGGGCCAGGGGAAGGGACTCGAACAGGTCAGACGCTTTGAAGAGTCTTCCAGTGATGTTGAGGGAGTTCAGTTACAGGGAGCTAAAGAAAGCTACCAACAACTTTGACTTGAAGCACACTTTGGGTCAAGGTGGATCTGTGGTTTACAGAGGATtgctgttgaaggaaaatcttGAAGTGGCAGTGAAGAAGTGCTCCAGGCTAGAGATCAAGGGTAAAGAGGATTTCTTGGCTGACCTCACCATTATTTACCGGCTGCGCCACAAACATATTGTCCCATTGCTCG GTTGGTGTCGGCAAAAGAAGATGCTACTCATAGTCCACGAGTTCATGCCAAATGGCAGCTTAGACAACCACCTATTCTCTGGACCGGAAAATACAACCCTAGGATGGAACCAGAGGTACAAGATCATATCTGGAGTGGCTTCAGTCCTACATTACCTCCAGGAGTTCCGTTGCAAAGTAGTCCACAGAAATATCGCGGCCAGCCACATAATGCTCGATTCCCACTTCAACGCTCGCCTTGGCAACTTCGGCCTGAGAAGCGCAGAACCCGAAGGTGTGTCGGGCACAATGGGATACATTGCCCCCGAGTGCTTCCACACTGGAGAGATGACCTGCGAGTCTGACGTGTACGGCTTCGGGGCGGTGGTTCTAGGAGTTGTTTGCGGTCAACGACCGTACACCAAAATCGGAGGGTTTCAGTTTTTGGTTGATTGGGTGTGGTCGTTGCATAGAGAAGGACGTGTGCTTGAGGCCGTGGATGAGAGGCttggaaatgagtatgatgttgAAGAAGCACAAAGACTTCTGCTTCTTGGGCTGGCCTGCTCTCATCCCATTGCTTACGAGAGGCCTAAGAGCCAGACCATAGTCCAGGTTGTTTCCGGGTCTATTCCAGCGCCCAAAGTCTCGCCTTTTAAACCAGCTTTCGTGTGGCCGCCCTTGCCAGAAGGATCGGCAGCATTGCCAATCGACACTGGTAACACTTGA
- the LOC133745621 gene encoding UV-B-induced protein At3g17800, chloroplastic: MQVSGVIGDVSLVIPSGGGLRSPEFRHFHSHTYTHSHSLSDSKSFISGGFFRSCLPKPGNGLYKYPARGLIVRASEDSSDNLVPVAPLQFESPAGQLLGQILQTHPHLLPAAVDQQLEKLQTDRDAEKGESPTSKGPLYKRIAEVKEKEGRAALQEIIYCLIVQKFVENEISMIPKISATSDPTGRVDFWPNQEQKLESVHSSEAFEMIQSHLSLVLGERLVGVGPLSSLVEISKIKLGKLYAASIMYGYFLKRVDQRFQLERTMNILPKRVTQDPDPAPANQLWDPDSLFRIPPDGGDEAGFMYNGESKSYRLRSYVMYLDAETLQSYATIRSKEAISLIENQTQALFGKPDIRIAGDGSIDTSNDEVISLTFTGLTMLVLEAVAFGSFLWDAETYVESKYNFVQS, translated from the exons ATGCAGGTCTCAGGTGTCATCGGCGACGTTTCACTGGTAATTCCCTCAGGCGGAGGTCTCCGGTCGCCGGAATTCCGACACTTCCACTCCCACACCTACACCCATTCGCACTCGCTCTCTGATTCCAAGTCATTCATTTCCGGTGGATTTTTCAGA AGTTGTCTCCCAAAGCCTGGAAACGGACTGTATAAGTACCCAGCCAGAGGCTTGATTGTGAGAGCATCGGAGGATTCAAGTGATAATTTGGTGCCGGTTGCTCCTCTTCAGTTTGAATCCCCTGCTGGCCAGCTTTTGGGCCAAATACTACAAACACATCCACATCTACTACCTGCAGCTGTTGATCAGCAGCTCGAGAAACTTCAAACTGATAGAGATGCCGAAAAAGGAGAATCTCCAACATCTAAAGGTCCCCTTTACAA GAGAATAGCTGAGGTCAAAGAGAAAGAAGGGCGAGCGGCACTGCAAGAGATAATATACTGCTTAATAGTGCAAAAGTTTGTGGAGAATGAAATCTCAATGATCCCCAAGATATCAGCAACCTCGGATCCTACCGGCAGAGTGGATTTTTGGCCGAACCAAGAACAAAAACTAGAATCTGTTCATTCTTCCGAAGCATTTGAGATGATACAGAGCCACTTGTCTCTTGTGCTTGGAGAACGACTTGTCGGCGTGGGTCCCCTTTCTTCCTTGGTTGAGATTAGCAAAATAAAACTTGGAAAGCTGTATGCTGCTTCAATAATGTATGGATATTTCCTCAAAAGAGTTGATCAGCGGTTTCAGCTTGAGAGAACCATGAACATCCTTCCAAAACGCGTTACTCAGGATCCGGATCCGGCACCAGCAAACCAGCTATGGGATCCTGATTCCTTGTTCAGGATACCTCCTGATGGTGGTGATGAAGCAGGCTTCATGTATAATGGGGAAAGCAAGTCTTATCGACTGAGATCCTATGTGATGTACTTGGATGCAGAGACTCTTCAGAGCTATGCTACTATAAGGTCCAAGGAAGCTATTTCTTTGATTGAAAACCAGACGCAAGCCCTGTTTGGGAAACCTGACATCAGGATTGCTGGGGATGGTTCAATTGATACATCCAACGATGAAGTGATTTCACTTACTTTCACTGGATTGACAATGCTAGTCTTGGAAGCTGTTGCATTTGGATCATTCCTGTGGGATGCTGAAACCTATGTTGAATCCAAATATAACTTTGTCCAAAGCTAG